One Campylobacter concisus DNA segment encodes these proteins:
- a CDS encoding aminotransferase class V-fold PLP-dependent enzyme, producing MVNLEHIRRDIILKKGIHYFDYTASGLAYKPIEDEVADILKTYANTHSLTSSNAYKTQLLYDNARSELKRALGLDDRFYLIATGYGATGAIKKFQELLGLYVPPAAKRRFDLKPNNDSPLVILGPYEHHSNEISFKEALCEVERIRLAKDGGINFGHLEQILKINQGREIIASFSAASNVTGVISDYKQIYTMVKKFGGIVAFDVASLSAYANLDCDYFDALFISPHKLLGGVGSCGLLAIKKVLANDDVPSFAGGGTVSYVSKNYHIFLKDQEALEEAGTPPILGLIRANLAYRLREEIGLATIYENESELSDYLCQRLREIPELISYCPPNLKRLAIFSFNVKNVAPYELSKILSKEYGIQTRAGCSCAGSYGHDLLGLKEDPSFTHKPGWVRVSLHYTHTFEDIDYLVSAIKKSIEKYALSWQVKDPFDVKEISGCVGE from the coding sequence TTGGTAAATTTAGAGCACATTAGAAGAGATATTATTTTAAAAAAAGGGATACATTATTTCGACTACACCGCCTCAGGACTTGCGTATAAGCCTATCGAAGACGAGGTCGCTGATATCTTAAAAACCTACGCCAACACCCACTCGCTAACATCCTCAAACGCCTATAAAACGCAGCTTTTATATGATAACGCTAGAAGCGAGCTAAAGCGCGCGCTTGGGCTTGATGATAGGTTTTATCTCATAGCCACTGGATACGGTGCCACTGGTGCGATCAAGAAATTTCAGGAGCTTTTGGGGCTTTACGTGCCTCCAGCTGCTAAAAGAAGGTTTGATCTAAAGCCAAACAACGACTCGCCGTTAGTCATACTTGGCCCTTATGAGCACCACTCAAATGAGATTAGCTTTAAAGAGGCGCTTTGCGAGGTCGAGCGCATAAGGCTCGCAAAAGATGGCGGTATAAATTTCGGGCATTTGGAGCAAATTTTAAAGATAAACCAAGGACGTGAGATCATCGCTAGCTTTAGCGCAGCCTCAAACGTTACAGGCGTCATAAGCGACTACAAGCAAATTTATACGATGGTGAAGAAATTTGGCGGTATCGTGGCATTTGATGTGGCGAGCCTTAGTGCATATGCAAATTTAGACTGCGACTACTTTGACGCTCTTTTTATCTCGCCGCATAAGCTTCTTGGCGGAGTTGGCAGTTGTGGGCTACTGGCCATCAAAAAAGTGCTAGCAAATGACGATGTGCCAAGCTTTGCAGGCGGTGGCACGGTAAGCTATGTGAGCAAAAACTACCATATATTTTTAAAGGATCAAGAGGCACTTGAGGAGGCTGGCACACCGCCTATTTTGGGGCTTATACGTGCAAATTTAGCCTACAGACTAAGAGAAGAGATAGGGCTTGCTACCATTTATGAAAACGAGAGCGAGCTTAGCGACTATCTTTGCCAAAGGCTAAGAGAAATCCCAGAGCTTATAAGCTACTGCCCGCCAAATTTAAAGCGCCTTGCCATTTTTTCATTTAATGTAAAAAACGTAGCCCCATACGAGCTTTCAAAAATTTTAAGCAAAGAGTATGGCATACAAACACGTGCTGGCTGTTCGTGCGCAGGCTCATACGGGCATGATCTTTTGGGGCTAAAAGAGGATCCAAGCTTCACCCACAAGCCAGGCTGGGTGAGGGTCAGCCTGCACTATACGCATACCTTTGAGGATATTGATTATTTGGTGAGTGCGATCAAGAAAAGTATCGAGAAATACGCACTTTCGTGGCAGGTCAAAGACCCTTTTGACGTAAAAGAGATAAGTGGGTGTGTCGGTGAGTAA
- a CDS encoding D-TA family PLP-dependent enzyme, with product MKITEIDTPALLIDREIVLKNLEKMQKYADKFNVSLRPHTKTHKMPYFAKMQVAHGAKGVTVAKVGEAEVMAKEGLSDIFIANEIVTRQKFARIIAMQKAGVKVSFGVDSVGVLRLIDEVFGEAKEVAELLVEIEVGENRSGVIEEGDFKALMSAFGECKNAKFCGVFSHDGHSYKAKDKRECEQIFKVATERTLKFAGIAREFGYENFTVSIGSTPSLINDFEIPKGFTELRPGTYIFMDASQANAYGSFDMNAASVLSVVISRPTATRTILDAGAKALTKERRSEGFCTTPGMGLIAEHEVWIDSLFDEHAIILNEKFANSVRVGDLVRIYPNHICPVVNLYDYAYLVNGDEVCEKVPVLARGRVE from the coding sequence ATGAAAATCACCGAGATAGACACCCCAGCGCTACTCATAGACAGGGAGATAGTGCTAAAAAACTTAGAAAAAATGCAAAAATACGCTGATAAATTTAATGTAAGCTTAAGACCACATACCAAAACGCACAAGATGCCATACTTTGCGAAAATGCAAGTGGCTCACGGTGCAAAGGGCGTCACGGTGGCAAAGGTGGGCGAGGCTGAAGTGATGGCAAAAGAGGGGTTAAGCGACATTTTCATCGCAAATGAGATCGTCACAAGGCAGAAATTTGCTCGTATCATAGCCATGCAAAAAGCCGGCGTTAAAGTGAGCTTTGGCGTCGATAGCGTGGGCGTTTTAAGGCTCATTGATGAGGTATTTGGCGAGGCTAAAGAGGTGGCTGAGCTACTTGTCGAGATAGAGGTTGGCGAAAACCGCTCAGGTGTCATAGAAGAGGGCGATTTTAAGGCTTTGATGAGCGCTTTTGGGGAGTGTAAAAACGCGAAATTTTGCGGCGTTTTTTCGCATGATGGCCACTCATACAAGGCAAAAGATAAGCGTGAGTGCGAGCAAATTTTTAAAGTAGCGACCGAGAGAACGCTAAAATTTGCTGGTATCGCGCGAGAGTTTGGATATGAAAATTTTACCGTTAGCATCGGCTCGACGCCATCACTAATAAACGACTTTGAGATACCAAAAGGTTTCACTGAGCTTCGCCCTGGCACATATATATTTATGGATGCGTCGCAGGCAAATGCTTATGGCAGCTTTGATATGAACGCTGCTAGCGTGCTTAGCGTCGTGATCTCAAGGCCGACCGCGACCCGCACGATCCTTGATGCTGGGGCAAAGGCGCTAACTAAAGAGAGGCGCAGTGAGGGCTTTTGCACGACGCCTGGCATGGGGCTCATCGCAGAGCATGAAGTGTGGATAGATAGCCTGTTTGACGAGCATGCGATCATCTTAAACGAGAAATTTGCTAACAGCGTGCGTGTGGGCGATCTTGTACGCATCTATCCAAATCACATCTGTCCGGTGGTAAATCTATACGACTACGCCTATCTCGTAAATGGCGATGAGGTGTGCGAGAAAGTGCCTGTTTTGGCAAGGGGCAGGGTAGAGTAA
- the thiD gene encoding bifunctional hydroxymethylpyrimidine kinase/phosphomethylpyrimidine kinase, translating to MSVSKKNVLIVAGSDSVGGAGVQADIKSCEAFGCFSASVITAVTAQNTNGVSSVLAMPAKMVKAQFEMVLAELDIDAVKVGMLFNEEIIAVVSAFLKELRAKNVPVVIDPVCVAKSGAKLLEDAAIEALKELLKLASVATPNVDEARILSIDFANLPCDMVLKRTKVDEICEDTLYLKGGEVVKFSEELFEPRVMHGAGCSFSSSLAAILAQQNDLVSAIKMAKKFVANGIKNAHKSKFGARLIDHKAGFNG from the coding sequence GTGTCGGTGAGTAAGAAAAATGTTTTGATAGTTGCTGGAAGCGACAGCGTCGGCGGTGCAGGAGTGCAGGCGGATATAAAAAGCTGCGAGGCGTTTGGTTGCTTTAGTGCAAGCGTCATCACAGCCGTGACCGCGCAAAATACAAATGGCGTTAGCAGCGTGCTTGCGATGCCAGCAAAGATGGTAAAAGCTCAGTTTGAGATGGTGCTAGCTGAGCTTGACATAGACGCTGTGAAGGTTGGTATGCTCTTTAACGAGGAGATAATAGCCGTTGTAAGCGCGTTTTTAAAGGAGTTAAGAGCTAAAAATGTGCCAGTTGTCATAGACCCAGTTTGCGTGGCAAAATCAGGGGCAAAACTGCTTGAAGACGCAGCGATCGAAGCGCTAAAAGAGCTACTAAAGCTCGCAAGTGTCGCCACGCCAAATGTGGATGAGGCTAGGATTTTGAGTATTGACTTTGCAAATTTGCCTTGCGATATGGTGCTAAAGCGAACAAAAGTCGATGAAATTTGCGAGGATACGCTCTATCTAAAAGGCGGCGAAGTGGTGAAATTTAGCGAGGAGCTTTTTGAGCCTAGAGTGATGCACGGCGCTGGTTGTAGCTTCTCAAGCTCGCTAGCGGCCATTTTAGCGCAACAAAACGATCTAGTAAGCGCCATAAAAATGGCTAAAAAATTTGTGGCAAATGGGATAAAAAATGCTCATAAAAGTAAATTTGGCGCACGGCTTATAGACCATAAAGCAGGGTTTAATGGCTGA
- the thiE gene encoding thiamine phosphate synthase has product MAEIYAISDDLLMPENLALEYTREILECGVKFFQFRSKKAVKNERLASEILNLCEKFGTKFIVNDDVKFAKKIGAKAVHLGKEDEGIKEAFEILGKDAYVGVSCYNDISLAINAAKNGASYVAFGSVFVSPTKPNATKCDLEVVKEAKQILNLPVCVIGGINERNIGSLSHVKPDLIAIISAIYKDGNIKENIKILQKIIELNF; this is encoded by the coding sequence ATGGCTGAAATTTACGCTATAAGTGATGACTTGCTAATGCCTGAAAATTTGGCTTTGGAGTACACTAGAGAAATTTTAGAGTGTGGGGTTAAATTTTTTCAGTTTAGGTCAAAAAAAGCGGTCAAAAACGAAAGACTTGCAAGTGAAATTTTAAATTTATGTGAGAAATTTGGCACGAAATTTATCGTAAATGACGATGTCAAATTTGCTAAAAAGATAGGCGCTAAGGCCGTTCATCTAGGTAAAGAGGACGAGGGCATAAAAGAGGCGTTTGAGATTTTAGGTAAGGACGCATATGTGGGCGTTAGCTGCTATAACGATATAAGCTTAGCCATAAATGCCGCTAAAAACGGGGCTAGCTACGTTGCTTTTGGCTCTGTTTTTGTAAGTCCCACAAAGCCAAATGCTACAAAATGTGATCTCGAAGTGGTTAAAGAGGCAAAGCAAATTTTAAACCTACCAGTTTGCGTCATAGGCGGTATAAATGAGAGAAATATCGGCTCGCTCTCACACGTCAAACCTGATCTCATCGCTATCATCTCAGCGATATACAAAGATGGCAACATCAAAGAAAATATCAAAATTTTACAAAAGATAATTGAGCTAAATTTCTAA
- a CDS encoding dynamin family protein: MDEFLKQAWRANKIYTNAAASVPFYPDLLALLLVCDEKNLDQFMALDEFRAVLKRLKVELDIFSIQSAQLATLKALNEAKISSDEILKYLEILRDEKIIDDEKFGFLEKIISKNKGANEAKISHIKPKDHFHKNLDFLNEINEKASLLDNEKTFLEALVAAKKRSNETLFNIAASGVINSGKSTLLNALLNKSVLGASNVPETINLTILKYSKDSFARVNFYTLDELLALGIPSENLPSKSVDIGIDEIKNYTSSSSKTANLVKSVELYDDLELLNDNVCIIDTPGIDDAVVLREQITTNFMKKCDLLAHLMNASQSATQKDALFLKKCLENSHIVRLAVVLTHADELSAKELNETLNYTKKAIGERINGVEIDYFALSAKSYLEGAVNSGVEEFKDYLYEVLFGKNSKKSALILSSYQKELKNILNSKLEATKAEILSLKAYEVELKKLQNEQANVKNTLNENLSKLESLTQNELAKLESSNTKNIYKMGLETLLQNLNDKVKSEIAYCKSKKQSLNLERLEQIAKTTLRDGVMALMREARNETLVQTKACEQNIALNFDDYVMSKDEVFNINDFLEQMGVKLEFKELLAAFRAKISNDASDALLDLKEGLLKDKNISQFCEILTDHEKNCLLNLIKTYETAQKATLDRRLKELDHELENLSSQNQNSLLKLKEQSALQDEICSLLGELENV, translated from the coding sequence ATGGATGAGTTTTTAAAACAGGCTTGGCGTGCAAATAAAATTTATACAAATGCTGCTGCTAGCGTGCCATTTTACCCAGATCTGCTAGCTCTTCTTCTAGTTTGCGACGAGAAAAATTTAGATCAGTTTATGGCGCTTGATGAGTTTAGAGCGGTGTTAAAAAGGCTTAAGGTTGAGCTTGATATATTTAGCATACAAAGTGCGCAGCTTGCGACTCTTAAAGCGCTAAATGAGGCTAAAATTTCAAGCGATGAGATATTAAAATACCTAGAAATATTGCGTGATGAAAAGATCATAGATGATGAGAAATTTGGCTTTTTAGAAAAGATCATAAGCAAAAACAAAGGTGCTAATGAGGCTAAAATTTCTCATATAAAGCCAAAAGATCACTTCCATAAAAACCTAGACTTTTTAAACGAGATAAACGAAAAAGCAAGCTTGCTTGATAATGAAAAAACATTTTTAGAGGCGCTTGTGGCAGCCAAAAAAAGATCAAACGAAACGCTTTTTAACATAGCTGCAAGTGGCGTCATAAACTCTGGCAAATCAACCCTTTTAAATGCCCTTTTAAACAAATCCGTCCTTGGCGCTTCAAACGTGCCAGAAACGATAAATTTAACCATTTTAAAATACTCCAAAGATAGCTTTGCAAGGGTAAATTTTTATACCTTAGATGAGCTTTTAGCGCTTGGCATACCAAGCGAAAATTTACCAAGCAAAAGCGTAGATATCGGCATAGACGAGATAAAAAACTACACCTCTTCAAGCTCAAAAACAGCAAATCTTGTAAAAAGTGTCGAGCTTTATGACGACTTGGAGCTTTTAAATGACAATGTTTGCATCATAGACACACCAGGCATCGATGACGCGGTGGTTTTAAGAGAGCAGATCACTACAAATTTTATGAAAAAGTGCGACCTTTTAGCTCACCTGATGAACGCCTCACAAAGTGCCACACAAAAGGACGCGCTATTTTTGAAAAAATGCCTTGAAAACTCGCATATCGTAAGGCTTGCCGTGGTGCTAACTCACGCTGATGAGCTAAGTGCCAAAGAGCTAAACGAGACGCTAAACTACACTAAAAAAGCGATCGGCGAGCGGATAAATGGCGTGGAGATTGATTATTTTGCGCTTAGTGCAAAAAGCTACTTAGAAGGCGCTGTAAATAGCGGTGTAGAGGAGTTTAAAGACTATCTTTACGAGGTTCTCTTTGGTAAAAACTCTAAAAAATCAGCCCTTATCTTAAGCTCGTATCAAAAGGAGCTAAAAAATATCCTAAATAGCAAGCTTGAAGCTACTAAGGCTGAAATTTTGTCGCTCAAAGCTTATGAAGTGGAGCTTAAAAAGCTTCAAAATGAGCAGGCAAACGTCAAAAACACACTTAATGAAAATTTATCCAAACTTGAAAGTCTAACTCAAAATGAGCTTGCAAAACTTGAAAGTAGCAACACCAAAAATATCTATAAAATGGGGCTTGAGACGCTTTTGCAAAATCTAAATGACAAGGTAAAAAGTGAGATAGCCTACTGCAAAAGTAAAAAGCAAAGCTTAAATTTAGAGCGACTAGAGCAAATAGCAAAAACGACGCTTCGTGACGGTGTGATGGCACTTATGAGAGAAGCTAGAAACGAGACTTTGGTGCAAACAAAGGCTTGCGAGCAAAACATCGCTTTAAATTTTGATGATTATGTGATGAGCAAAGACGAGGTTTTTAACATCAATGACTTTTTAGAGCAAATGGGCGTAAAGCTTGAATTTAAGGAACTTTTAGCTGCATTTAGAGCTAAAATTTCAAATGATGCAAGTGACGCACTTTTAGACTTAAAAGAGGGCTTACTTAAAGATAAAAATATCTCTCAATTTTGTGAAATTTTAACTGATCATGAAAAAAATTGCCTTTTAAATCTCATAAAAACCTATGAAACCGCACAAAAAGCCACGCTTGATAGGAGGCTAAAAGAGCTAGATCATGAGCTAGAAAATCTTAGCTCGCAAAATCAAAACTCACTTTTAAAACTAAAAGAGCAAAGTGCCCTGCAAGATGAAATTTGCTCGCTTTTAGGGGAGCTAGAAAATGTTTAA
- a CDS encoding molybdopterin-dependent oxidoreductase, with protein sequence MKRRDFLKLGALSAASLQAKELDGAAQALFDKQSGLSANKFGPFYVKTIAGRVVETEPFEGDACPNELNNALLDHIQNESRVKYPFVRKSFLADPNNPKPELRGKEEFVRVSWDEAIKLSAKILKENFDKYGSEAIYGQVYQWGSLGKVGHSQKTAKRLLNVLGGYVNELGGYSYGAATVIMPHITGSIDPTLAPTKWEAILKNAKTIVFWGTNPVVSNKIAIGVPLHNSYKYYDEIRKKGESGEMKIYSVDVYHNESARYFGAKYLEVVPCTDTAMMIGMCNYLFEKGLYSKEFIEKYTVGFDKFKEYMLGTKDGVNKNLAWASKICGVIEQKLAKFSEDLAKNDSVIVSGYAIQRQDHGEMAYWALVTLNAMLGHIGKEGCGFVTNDGMHKNADESFIAPKLAAFETKVPQKFIDSGLVPKTKGYELPNSRLIDALLSPGKEITRNGKSYKLPKIRVMFNANGSTFTRHPETNRAIKAMQKVQAIITCEPFWTSTAKFSDIVLPAALECERTDIELANSTSEYLFAIKPLVTPFGESKSDFEIARLIAKEWGREEAFSEGKSELEWVKEIYEDAVKKAAGLGYESMPSFDEFWQKGYFRFDKVDESKRYFTNYKKFRDDPEANPLKTPSGKIEIYSETVAGFGYDDCPPHATWLEPFEWLGAKNKKYPIAISGAHSKFRLHSQLNNSVLRHFNEIAEREPVLINPKTAETRGIKMGDVVKIYNDRGEILCGAFVTEDVPQNVVIVSEGAWYDPDVPGEKSLCLHGNLNVLTKDVPSSKMSQSNTAHTSLVEVEKFKGTPKRVRAFDAPKIGARKA encoded by the coding sequence ATGAAAAGACGAGACTTTTTAAAGCTTGGTGCCTTAAGCGCAGCAAGCCTTCAAGCAAAAGAACTTGACGGAGCAGCTCAGGCACTTTTTGACAAGCAAAGTGGCCTAAGTGCAAACAAATTTGGCCCATTTTATGTAAAAACTATCGCAGGTCGTGTGGTAGAGACTGAGCCATTTGAGGGCGATGCGTGCCCAAATGAGCTAAACAACGCACTTCTTGATCATATCCAAAACGAAAGCCGTGTAAAATATCCATTTGTTAGAAAGAGCTTTTTGGCTGACCCAAACAACCCAAAGCCAGAGCTTCGCGGCAAAGAGGAGTTCGTGCGCGTTAGCTGGGATGAGGCGATAAAGCTAAGTGCGAAAATTTTAAAAGAAAATTTCGATAAATACGGCTCTGAAGCGATATACGGACAAGTTTATCAGTGGGGTAGCCTTGGCAAAGTTGGCCACAGCCAAAAGACCGCAAAGAGGCTACTTAACGTGCTTGGCGGATATGTAAATGAGCTTGGCGGCTACTCGTACGGCGCAGCAACTGTCATCATGCCTCACATCACAGGCTCGATCGACCCGACGCTCGCGCCAACAAAGTGGGAGGCTATCTTAAAAAATGCCAAAACGATTGTATTTTGGGGCACAAACCCAGTCGTTTCAAACAAGATCGCCATTGGCGTGCCGCTTCACAACTCATATAAATACTACGACGAGATCAGAAAAAAAGGCGAGAGCGGCGAGATGAAAATTTATAGCGTGGACGTTTATCACAATGAAAGCGCAAGATATTTTGGCGCAAAGTACCTTGAAGTCGTGCCTTGCACCGATACGGCGATGATGATAGGTATGTGCAACTACCTTTTTGAAAAGGGGCTTTACAGCAAAGAATTTATAGAAAAATACACCGTTGGCTTTGATAAATTTAAAGAGTACATGCTTGGCACAAAAGACGGGGTCAATAAAAACCTAGCTTGGGCAAGCAAAATTTGTGGCGTGATCGAGCAAAAACTGGCGAAATTTAGCGAGGATCTAGCCAAAAACGACTCAGTTATAGTTAGTGGCTACGCCATACAAAGGCAAGATCACGGTGAGATGGCGTATTGGGCGCTTGTGACGCTAAATGCGATGCTTGGACACATCGGCAAAGAGGGTTGTGGCTTTGTCACAAATGACGGAATGCACAAAAATGCTGATGAAAGCTTCATAGCGCCTAAACTAGCGGCTTTTGAGACGAAAGTGCCACAAAAATTTATTGATAGCGGGCTGGTGCCAAAGACTAAGGGCTACGAGCTGCCAAACTCAAGGCTCATAGACGCACTTTTAAGCCCTGGCAAAGAGATAACTAGAAATGGCAAGAGTTACAAGCTACCAAAGATCAGAGTGATGTTTAACGCCAATGGCTCGACATTTACAAGGCATCCAGAGACAAATAGAGCGATAAAAGCGATGCAAAAAGTGCAAGCGATCATCACTTGCGAGCCATTTTGGACGAGCACAGCCAAATTTAGCGACATCGTCCTGCCAGCTGCGCTTGAGTGCGAGCGAACAGACATCGAGTTGGCAAACTCAACAAGTGAGTATCTCTTTGCTATTAAGCCGCTTGTCACGCCATTTGGCGAGAGCAAGAGCGACTTCGAGATCGCAAGGCTCATCGCAAAAGAGTGGGGCAGGGAAGAGGCATTTAGCGAGGGCAAAAGCGAGCTAGAGTGGGTCAAGGAAATTTACGAAGATGCCGTTAAAAAGGCTGCTGGGCTTGGGTATGAGAGCATGCCAAGCTTTGATGAGTTTTGGCAGAAGGGATATTTTAGATTTGACAAGGTAGATGAGTCAAAACGCTACTTTACAAACTACAAGAAATTCCGTGATGACCCAGAGGCAAATCCGCTAAAAACGCCATCTGGAAAGATAGAAATTTACTCTGAAACGGTTGCTGGCTTTGGCTACGACGACTGCCCACCGCATGCGACGTGGCTTGAGCCGTTTGAGTGGCTGGGTGCGAAAAATAAAAAGTATCCTATCGCTATCAGCGGTGCGCACTCTAAATTTAGGCTTCACTCGCAGCTAAATAACTCTGTGCTTCGCCATTTTAACGAGATCGCAGAGCGCGAGCCAGTGCTCATAAACCCAAAAACAGCCGAAACTAGAGGGATAAAAATGGGCGATGTGGTGAAAATTTACAACGACAGGGGCGAAATTTTGTGCGGTGCATTTGTGACCGAGGACGTGCCACAAAACGTCGTCATCGTGAGCGAGGGCGCTTGGTACGACCCAGATGTGCCAGGCGAGAAGAGCCTTTGCTTGCACGGAAATTTAAACGTGCTCACAAAAGACGTGCCATCAAGCAAGATGAGCCAGAGCAACACCGCCCATACAAGCCTTGTCGAAGTCGAGAAATTTAAGGGCACGCCAAAGCGTGTCAGGGCGTTTGACGCACCAAAGATCGGCGCAAGAAAGGCCTAA
- a CDS encoding dynamin family protein gives MFNEFINAYKARYFKVFTSDFKGELARLVNELNDPSLHASDEIKESLNLLIDTLNEPPLIAVIGQFSSGKSTFLNALLGQNILPSGLTPVTAKAVRLKFAKMPLLSVKFENGSESLLASSELAQLNAMSEQIKSMTLYAPSEILKEVNFIDTPGLNSLRDADTKETKNTLKKVCGAIWLSLANNAAKASELESVEEILKTNDLKALCFINQKDKLSKDELESLLKHARQTYGELFEDIIAISSKQALNGITNENKSELESSNFAKALSAVKETFLNVNFKENFIKARAKKIVNFLIAEQENRLKVYSAAGEILDKFNGTLEEKLEAIKEEFRPKITLRYSDMSEAIKLASDEVFKLLKPFSRTKFNPAKTLLNKEIYKRENFEMMSLDTDEVFSKLIYEDIVFSKFFKRYKRDLKELENEIISAFDELYKSLEDELFIYKSRYESFNPFDEFASNYETKSINTYAGRTYENFLREYENAKFKATQKISLFFEKLDVKVASNYENALKLAVYFLKQKIENSLNSHLQMGTPLYIPSAKEVFDRMLNAFSLYEFDDLMCSNNSFLNKTLLDIKAEFNEIYAQRIAMLERLKAKPKEQILKLKKLKGSSVVLN, from the coding sequence ATGTTTAACGAGTTTATAAATGCCTATAAGGCGAGATATTTTAAGGTTTTTACAAGCGACTTTAAGGGCGAGCTAGCAAGGCTGGTAAATGAGCTAAATGATCCAAGCCTGCACGCAAGCGATGAGATAAAAGAGAGCCTAAATTTACTAATCGACACGCTAAATGAGCCACCTCTCATCGCTGTTATAGGGCAGTTTTCAAGTGGCAAATCAACATTTTTAAACGCTCTGCTTGGACAAAACATCTTGCCATCAGGTCTAACGCCTGTAACAGCAAAGGCTGTGCGGCTAAAATTTGCAAAGATGCCGCTTCTTAGCGTGAAATTTGAAAACGGCAGCGAGAGCTTGCTAGCCAGCAGCGAGCTTGCCCAGCTAAACGCTATGAGCGAGCAGATAAAAAGCATGACGCTCTATGCGCCAAGTGAAATTTTAAAAGAGGTAAATTTCATCGACACTCCAGGGCTAAACTCGCTAAGAGATGCCGACACAAAAGAGACCAAAAACACGCTAAAAAAGGTCTGCGGCGCGATCTGGCTAAGCCTTGCAAATAACGCAGCAAAGGCTAGCGAGCTTGAAAGCGTAGAAGAAATTTTAAAGACAAACGACCTAAAGGCGCTTTGTTTCATTAACCAAAAGGACAAGCTAAGCAAGGACGAGCTTGAAAGTCTGCTAAAGCATGCTAGGCAAACTTATGGCGAGCTTTTTGAAGATATCATCGCCATCTCATCAAAGCAAGCGCTCAATGGCATCACAAATGAAAACAAGAGCGAGCTAGAAAGCTCAAATTTTGCTAAAGCACTAAGTGCGGTAAAAGAGACGTTTTTAAACGTGAACTTTAAAGAAAATTTCATAAAAGCAAGGGCGAAAAAGATAGTAAATTTTTTAATAGCTGAGCAAGAAAACCGCCTTAAAGTTTATAGTGCAGCTGGTGAAATTTTGGATAAATTTAATGGCACGCTTGAAGAAAAACTAGAAGCTATAAAAGAGGAGTTTAGGCCTAAAATCACCCTGAGATATAGCGATATGAGCGAGGCTATAAAGCTTGCTAGTGATGAGGTTTTTAAGCTACTTAAGCCATTTTCTAGGACAAAATTTAACCCAGCAAAGACGCTTTTAAACAAAGAAATTTATAAGCGTGAGAACTTTGAGATGATGAGCCTTGATACGGACGAGGTCTTTTCAAAGCTCATCTATGAAGATATCGTCTTTTCTAAATTTTTTAAACGCTACAAAAGAGATCTAAAAGAGCTTGAAAACGAGATCATATCGGCTTTTGATGAGCTTTATAAAAGCTTAGAAGATGAGCTTTTTATTTACAAATCTCGCTACGAGAGTTTTAATCCATTTGATGAGTTTGCCTCAAACTACGAGACAAAATCTATAAACACCTACGCTGGCAGAACCTATGAGAACTTCTTAAGAGAGTATGAAAATGCCAAATTTAAGGCTACGCAAAAGATATCGCTCTTTTTTGAAAAGCTTGACGTAAAGGTCGCATCAAACTACGAAAATGCGCTTAAGCTTGCGGTTTATTTTCTAAAGCAAAAGATCGAAAACTCGCTAAATTCGCACCTGCAAATGGGCACACCACTTTACATCCCGAGCGCAAAAGAGGTTTTTGATCGCATGCTAAATGCCTTTAGCCTTTATGAATTTGACGATCTTATGTGCTCAAACAACTCTTTTTTAAATAAAACTTTGCTTGATATAAAGGCTGAATTTAATGAAATTTACGCCCAAAGGATAGCGATGCTTGAACGCCTAAAAGCAAAACCAAAAGAGCAAATTTTAAAGCTAAAAAAGCTAAAAGGGAGTTCGGTGGTATTAAATTAA